Proteins encoded within one genomic window of Flavobacterium sp. NG2:
- a CDS encoding ATP-binding cassette domain-containing protein gives MSYLLEVNNVVKQYGDYVALNEVSLSVPKGSIYGLLGPNGAGKTSLIRIINQITLPDSGQIILDGEKLQPKHVQHIGYLPEERGLYQSMKVGEQCLYLAQMKGLTKAEAKKQLDYWFDRLGIQGWWNKKIQELSKGMAQKIQFVVCVLHQPKLLIFDEPFSGFDPVNANVIKDEILALKEQGATIIFSTHRMESVEELCDDIALIHKSNKLIEGKLIDVKRQFKTNSYEVGILSDDVEGLMYAITQKFTVGPANFKSLGNELKLEIHIGNATPNELLNVLVQKGQVMHFVEKIPSVNDIFIQTVTKK, from the coding sequence ATGAGTTATTTACTTGAAGTCAATAATGTCGTAAAGCAATACGGTGATTATGTAGCACTTAACGAAGTTTCATTATCAGTTCCTAAGGGGAGTATTTACGGTCTTTTAGGTCCTAATGGAGCAGGGAAAACATCCTTAATTCGAATCATCAACCAAATCACATTACCAGATAGCGGTCAAATTATCCTAGACGGCGAAAAATTACAACCCAAACACGTACAACATATTGGTTATTTACCCGAAGAGCGAGGTTTGTACCAAAGCATGAAAGTGGGGGAGCAATGCTTATATTTGGCACAAATGAAAGGGTTGACAAAAGCAGAAGCCAAAAAACAACTAGATTATTGGTTTGATCGTTTGGGAATTCAGGGATGGTGGAACAAGAAAATTCAAGAATTATCCAAAGGAATGGCGCAAAAAATCCAGTTTGTGGTTTGTGTGCTACATCAACCTAAGTTGCTGATTTTTGACGAACCTTTTTCTGGTTTTGACCCTGTAAATGCAAATGTCATCAAGGACGAAATATTAGCGCTCAAAGAACAAGGCGCAACGATTATTTTCTCTACGCACCGTATGGAAAGCGTGGAGGAATTATGTGATGATATCGCTTTGATTCATAAATCGAATAAATTGATTGAAGGTAAATTGATTGACGTCAAACGCCAATTCAAAACTAATAGTTACGAAGTTGGAATTTTATCCGATGATGTCGAAGGATTGATGTATGCGATTACCCAAAAGTTTACTGTAGGTCCAGCTAACTTTAAATCATTAGGAAACGAATTGAAATTAGAGATTCATATTGGCAATGCTACACCTAACGAACTTTTGAATGTTTTGGTTCAAAAAGGACAAGTGATGCACTTTGTAGAGAAAATCCCGTCAGTGAATGATATTTTTATCCAAACTGTAACTAAAAAATAA
- the dnaJ gene encoding molecular chaperone DnaJ, translating to MKKDFYEILGVSKGADAAAIKKAYRKKAIEFHPDKNPGDKTAEEKFKEAAEAYEILGDPAKRQKYDQYGHQAFDGSGGFGGGHGGMNMDDIFSQFGDIFGGGFGGFGGGGGGPRRAKGSNLRIKVKLTLEEIANGVEKKVKVKRKVQAPGVSYKTCSTCNGQGQVMRVTNTILGRMQSATTCPACGGSGQILDRKPSEADAQGMILEDETVSIKIPAGVVDGMQLKVSGKGNDAPGNSVPGDLIVAIEELEHEYLKREGENLHYDLYVSFPEAILGVSKDIEAVNGKVRIKLEEGIQSGKILRLKGKGIPSINGYGNGDLLVHVNVWTPKTLNKEQKQFFEKNLTDDNFIPSPEKSDKSFFEKVKDMFS from the coding sequence ATGAAAAAAGATTTTTACGAAATATTAGGTGTTTCTAAAGGTGCAGATGCTGCAGCGATTAAGAAAGCCTACAGAAAAAAAGCCATTGAGTTTCATCCTGACAAGAATCCTGGAGACAAAACGGCAGAAGAAAAGTTTAAGGAAGCAGCGGAAGCCTATGAAATCTTAGGAGATCCTGCCAAAAGACAAAAATACGATCAATATGGACACCAAGCCTTTGATGGTTCAGGTGGTTTTGGCGGTGGTCATGGCGGAATGAACATGGACGATATCTTCAGTCAGTTTGGAGATATCTTCGGTGGTGGTTTCGGCGGATTTGGTGGCGGAGGCGGAGGTCCTCGCAGAGCCAAAGGAAGTAATCTTCGTATCAAAGTAAAACTGACATTAGAAGAAATTGCTAATGGAGTAGAGAAAAAAGTAAAAGTAAAACGTAAGGTTCAAGCGCCAGGAGTAAGTTATAAAACTTGTTCTACTTGTAATGGTCAAGGACAGGTAATGCGTGTAACTAATACGATTTTGGGCCGTATGCAATCGGCGACAACTTGTCCTGCTTGTGGTGGTTCTGGTCAAATTCTAGATAGAAAGCCTTCTGAAGCTGATGCTCAAGGAATGATTCTAGAGGATGAGACCGTTTCAATCAAAATCCCAGCTGGAGTTGTTGACGGAATGCAGTTGAAAGTTTCTGGAAAAGGAAATGATGCGCCAGGAAACAGCGTGCCAGGTGATTTGATTGTAGCTATCGAAGAATTAGAGCACGAATATTTAAAACGTGAAGGTGAAAATTTACACTATGATTTATATGTGAGTTTTCCAGAAGCTATCTTAGGAGTTTCTAAAGATATCGAAGCCGTAAACGGTAAAGTGAGAATCAAACTTGAAGAAGGAATCCAGTCAGGGAAAATTCTTCGTTTGAAAGGAAAAGGAATTCCAAGTATCAACGGATATGGTAACGGAGATTTACTAGTTCATGTAAATGTTTGGACACCAAAAACCCTGAACAAAGAGCAAAAACAATTTTTCGAAAAAAACTTAACGGATGATAATTTTATCCCAAGTCCTGAGAAATCAGATAAATCATTTTTTGAAAAAGTAAAAGATATGTTTTCTTAA
- a CDS encoding ABC transporter permease, with product MSIISLIIKREFIAKVRNKSFIVMTFLSPLLFVAITILISYLSSMKSDTKRVAIHDASGLFVNEFVAQNNPENEFKYIDLSPIEIQFLKDSITNQQYEGVLIIPNTQNVSELESKIEYISNGSPSISFIENVQAVIDAKITKINLENAHLDTLAIQKAQSHINLNLVKTSGEETLKGLNEIKIFIGGAFGYLVMMFIIIYGNMVMRSVIEEKTNRIIEIIISSVKPFQLMIGKIIGTSLAGILQFTIWAIIGLLLMTTASMVFGVSTGSVSGLPVSQIPPNIAQTAQLYIKELWNLPIASILLGFVVYFIGGYFLYSSFYAAIGAAVDNQTDSQQFLLPIIMPLVLSVYIGFFSVMNDPHGTIAVVCSMIPLTSPIVMLMRIPFGVPLWQIAISVTLLFGTFFGVVWFAAKIYRVGILMYGKKPSWKELYRWLKY from the coding sequence ATGAGTATTATATCATTAATCATAAAAAGAGAATTTATAGCTAAGGTGCGCAATAAGTCCTTCATTGTGATGACTTTTTTGAGTCCGTTGTTGTTTGTTGCCATCACGATATTGATTAGTTATTTGAGTTCGATGAAGTCTGATACCAAGCGTGTGGCTATTCATGATGCTTCAGGTTTGTTTGTCAATGAATTTGTGGCACAAAACAATCCTGAAAACGAATTCAAATACATCGATTTATCTCCTATAGAAATTCAGTTTCTTAAAGATAGCATTACGAATCAGCAATACGAAGGTGTATTGATTATCCCAAATACACAGAATGTTTCCGAATTAGAATCGAAAATTGAATACATATCTAATGGTAGTCCTAGTATTTCGTTTATCGAAAATGTACAAGCTGTTATTGATGCTAAAATCACCAAAATCAATCTTGAAAACGCCCATTTAGATACGCTTGCGATTCAAAAAGCACAATCGCACATCAATCTAAACTTAGTTAAAACTTCAGGTGAAGAAACCCTGAAAGGACTAAACGAAATTAAGATTTTCATTGGAGGTGCTTTTGGTTATCTCGTGATGATGTTCATTATCATTTACGGAAATATGGTTATGCGTTCCGTTATCGAAGAGAAAACAAACCGTATCATTGAAATCATTATTTCCTCTGTCAAGCCTTTTCAATTGATGATTGGGAAAATCATTGGAACCTCATTGGCAGGGATTTTACAATTTACCATTTGGGCGATAATCGGTTTGTTGTTAATGACAACCGCATCGATGGTTTTTGGTGTTTCAACAGGATCGGTTTCTGGCTTGCCCGTATCTCAAATTCCGCCCAATATTGCACAAACAGCCCAATTATACATCAAGGAATTGTGGAACCTTCCTATAGCTTCAATCCTCTTAGGGTTTGTTGTGTATTTTATTGGAGGTTATTTTTTGTATAGTTCATTTTATGCCGCCATTGGAGCCGCAGTCGACAATCAAACCGACTCACAACAATTCCTTTTGCCTATCATCATGCCGTTGGTACTGAGTGTTTACATTGGTTTTTTTAGCGTTATGAACGACCCGCATGGTACCATTGCTGTTGTTTGCTCGATGATTCCACTCACATCGCCTATCGTAATGCTCATGCGAATTCCTTTTGGCGTACCTTTGTGGCAAATCGCGATTTCGGTAACCTTGCTTTTCGGAACCTTTTTTGGAGTCGTTTGGTTTGCTGCCAAAATATATAGAGTAGGAATCCTAATGTACGGCAAAAAACCAAGTTGGAAAGAATTGTACCGATGGTTGAAATATTAA
- a CDS encoding nucleotide exchange factor GrpE, translating to MTTENTEIDQKIDDATLENNANDVQAPAEELSVEEQLTQDLANEKDKFLRLFAEFENYKRRTTKERIELFKTANQDVLMSLLPVLDDFDRAIIEIAKSEDEAVTKGVELIHEKLKNTLNSKGLEVVEVKAGDAFNADFAEAITQIPAPSDDLKGKIVDVLEKGYKLGDKIIRFPKVVIGQ from the coding sequence ATGACTACTGAAAATACAGAAATCGATCAGAAAATTGATGATGCGACATTGGAAAACAATGCAAATGATGTTCAAGCTCCTGCAGAAGAGTTAAGTGTTGAAGAGCAATTAACGCAAGACTTGGCAAATGAAAAAGATAAATTTTTGAGATTATTTGCTGAATTTGAAAATTACAAAAGAAGAACTACTAAAGAGCGTATTGAATTGTTTAAAACAGCAAATCAAGATGTCTTAATGTCATTGTTGCCTGTTTTGGATGATTTTGATAGAGCGATTATCGAAATTGCTAAATCTGAGGATGAAGCAGTAACTAAAGGGGTAGAGCTTATTCATGAAAAACTGAAAAATACATTAAACTCAAAAGGTTTAGAAGTGGTTGAGGTAAAAGCAGGTGATGCATTTAATGCTGATTTTGCTGAAGCAATTACACAAATACCAGCACCGTCTGATGACTTGAAAGGTAAAATTGTGGATGTTCTTGAAAAAGGATACAAATTGGGAGATAAGATTATTCGTTTCCCTAAGGTTGTTATTGGGCAATAA
- the hisS gene encoding histidine--tRNA ligase has protein sequence MASKPSIPKGTRDFSPAEVAKRQYIIQTIKNNFEKFGFAPIETPSFENSDTLMGKYGEEGDRLIFKILNSGDFLKDVEINTKYQKEILKKCLEHSFLVLFEKKFKNITSFTEENFDIESRKIFRDAFFLNELFDNSFSDVISKKIGVEYARMSAYLDYGIFKYIQKCVENDEKLFYYSLIFSKAIERTVFKDVFEGDSIKQIAGKISEKALRYDLTVPFARYVVQHQNEIEFPFKRYQIQPVWRADRPQKGRFREFFQCDADVVGSKSLWQEVELVQLYDAVFTDLGLAGATVKINNRKILSGIAEVIGASDKLIDFTVALDKLDKIGEDGVKKEMIEKGISEEAITKVQPLFNFTGTISEKIEKLSQLLAESEEGLKGVAELRFICDNVSQLGLSTAILDLDVTLARGLNYYTGAIFEVAAPKGVAMGSIGGGGRYDDLTGIFGLKNMSGVGISFGLDRIYLVVEELGLFPQAVTVSTKALFINYGEKEAFYAMNAIKQLRAYGIKVELYPDNVKVGKQFQHADKRNIPYAVIVGEEEMKAGQFALKNLTTGEQVLVDLDGLKKSLLEE, from the coding sequence ATGGCATCAAAACCCAGTATTCCTAAAGGGACAAGAGATTTCTCACCAGCAGAGGTGGCAAAAAGACAATACATTATCCAAACCATAAAAAATAATTTCGAGAAATTTGGTTTCGCACCAATCGAGACCCCTTCTTTTGAAAACTCTGATACCCTAATGGGGAAATATGGAGAAGAAGGAGATCGCTTGATTTTTAAAATACTAAACTCAGGTGATTTTTTAAAAGATGTGGAAATTAATACAAAATATCAAAAAGAGATTTTAAAAAAATGTTTGGAGCATTCTTTCTTAGTATTGTTTGAAAAAAAGTTCAAAAACATAACATCATTTACAGAAGAGAATTTTGATATAGAATCAAGAAAAATTTTTAGGGATGCTTTTTTTTTAAACGAGTTATTCGATAATTCGTTTTCGGATGTAATTTCTAAAAAAATCGGGGTAGAGTATGCGCGAATGTCTGCATATCTAGATTATGGAATTTTTAAATATATTCAAAAATGTGTTGAAAATGATGAAAAATTGTTTTATTATTCATTGATTTTTTCAAAAGCTATTGAACGAACAGTTTTTAAAGATGTTTTTGAGGGAGATAGCATTAAGCAGATTGCTGGAAAAATCTCAGAGAAAGCCTTGCGTTATGACTTAACTGTTCCGTTTGCACGATACGTAGTACAACATCAAAACGAAATCGAATTTCCTTTCAAGAGATACCAAATCCAACCCGTTTGGCGTGCGGATCGTCCACAAAAAGGGCGTTTCAGAGAGTTTTTTCAATGTGATGCTGATGTGGTAGGTTCTAAATCCTTATGGCAAGAGGTGGAATTGGTGCAATTATACGATGCTGTTTTTACTGATTTAGGATTAGCGGGAGCAACTGTAAAAATCAACAACCGTAAAATTTTATCAGGTATCGCTGAGGTAATTGGAGCTTCGGATAAATTGATAGATTTTACTGTGGCTTTGGATAAACTCGATAAAATAGGAGAGGACGGAGTTAAGAAAGAAATGATAGAAAAGGGAATTTCTGAGGAAGCGATTACAAAGGTGCAACCCTTGTTTAACTTCACAGGAACAATTTCTGAAAAAATAGAAAAATTATCCCAATTGTTGGCTGAGTCGGAAGAAGGATTAAAAGGAGTAGCTGAATTGCGTTTTATCTGTGATAATGTTTCGCAATTAGGATTGTCAACGGCAATCTTGGATTTGGATGTGACTTTGGCTCGTGGACTGAATTATTATACAGGCGCTATTTTTGAAGTAGCCGCACCAAAAGGTGTTGCTATGGGATCTATAGGTGGCGGTGGTCGTTATGACGATTTGACTGGTATCTTCGGGTTGAAAAACATGAGTGGAGTAGGGATTTCTTTTGGACTAGACCGTATTTATTTGGTCGTTGAAGAGTTGGGCTTATTTCCACAAGCGGTAACGGTGTCTACTAAAGCTTTGTTTATTAATTATGGTGAGAAAGAAGCTTTTTATGCGATGAATGCCATCAAGCAATTACGAGCTTATGGAATAAAAGTAGAATTGTATCCTGATAATGTAAAAGTAGGGAAGCAATTTCAACACGCTGACAAACGAAATATTCCTTATGCAGTTATTGTAGGTGAGGAGGAAATGAAAGCAGGTCAGTTTGCACTTAAAAATCTAACAACTGGAGAGCAAGTTTTAGTTGATTTAGATGGTTTGAAGAAAAGTTTGTTGGAAGAGTAA